One genomic window of Cumulibacter manganitolerans includes the following:
- a CDS encoding RidA family protein — MTVQTISPAGWKPARGYSHAVRAGDRIAVAGLVGCDPAVGSVPEGADFVAQWSAIWDNLSALLAGAGSSPGQVSMLRIYLTDLDAYRSAGRALGESWKKAFGDHLPAITMVEVTGLLDPNALLEVDAEAVV, encoded by the coding sequence ATGACCGTGCAGACGATCTCCCCCGCCGGCTGGAAGCCCGCCCGCGGCTACTCGCACGCCGTCCGCGCCGGTGACCGCATCGCCGTCGCTGGACTCGTCGGATGCGACCCCGCCGTCGGGAGCGTTCCGGAAGGCGCCGACTTCGTCGCCCAGTGGAGCGCGATCTGGGACAACCTCTCGGCGCTGCTCGCCGGGGCGGGCAGCAGCCCCGGGCAGGTGTCGATGCTGCGGATCTACCTCACCGACCTCGACGCCTACCGGTCCGCCGGCCGCGCCCTCGGCGAGTCGTGGAAGAAGGCCTTCGGCGACCATCTGCCGGCGATCACCATGGTGGAGGTCACCGGTCTGCTCGACCCCAACGCGTTGCTCGAGGTGGACGCCGAGGCCGTGGTCTGA
- a CDS encoding DNA glycosylase AlkZ-like family protein, with amino-acid sequence MGVRTISRQDARRIAVRAQLLDANRPTGLTDVVRHLAATKVDGTAYVAPNVELVLCSRLGPAYDAAALDAAQTDRRLVEFRGWLRVAEDIALYLADMAAWPGPDASDWRLATAEWHDLNRGCAEEILEVLRTDGPLPVRDLPDCCDVDWRSSGWNNRKNTTMLVEQLEARGEVAVSHRERAERHWDLASRIYPDVAAVPATQAAAARNERRLRALGIARAKAAEAPDEPWDVGTTGVQVAVDGVRGTWRADPALLDAGPFRGRTALLSPLDRLVFDRKRMTELFEFDYALEMYKPAARRRWGYFALPVLHGDRLVGKVDVEADHLDGRLHLHAVHYDEAPSRALEDGVRRELLSLAGALGLVLVDG; translated from the coding sequence ATGGGGGTACGGACCATCTCTCGGCAGGACGCCCGGCGGATCGCCGTCCGCGCCCAGCTGCTCGACGCGAACCGCCCGACCGGGCTGACGGACGTCGTCCGGCACCTCGCCGCGACGAAGGTCGACGGAACGGCGTACGTCGCACCCAACGTCGAGCTGGTGCTGTGCAGCCGGCTCGGACCGGCGTACGACGCCGCCGCGCTCGACGCGGCGCAGACCGACCGGCGGCTCGTCGAGTTCCGCGGCTGGCTGAGAGTCGCGGAGGACATCGCGTTGTATCTCGCCGACATGGCCGCGTGGCCGGGGCCGGACGCCTCGGACTGGCGGCTGGCGACGGCCGAGTGGCACGACCTCAACCGCGGATGCGCCGAGGAGATCCTCGAGGTGCTCCGCACCGACGGCCCGCTGCCGGTGCGCGACCTCCCCGACTGCTGCGACGTGGACTGGCGCTCCTCGGGCTGGAACAACCGCAAGAACACCACCATGCTCGTCGAGCAGCTGGAGGCGCGCGGCGAGGTGGCGGTGTCGCACCGAGAGCGGGCCGAGCGGCATTGGGACCTCGCGTCGCGGATCTACCCGGACGTCGCCGCAGTCCCCGCGACGCAGGCCGCTGCCGCTCGGAACGAGCGCCGGCTGCGAGCGCTCGGCATCGCCCGCGCGAAGGCCGCGGAGGCACCCGACGAGCCGTGGGACGTCGGCACGACGGGGGTCCAGGTCGCCGTCGACGGCGTCCGCGGCACCTGGCGCGCAGACCCGGCGCTGCTGGATGCCGGCCCCTTCCGCGGGCGGACGGCGCTGCTCTCGCCGCTCGACCGGCTGGTCTTCGACCGCAAGCGGATGACGGAGCTGTTCGAGTTCGACTACGCACTCGAGATGTACAAGCCGGCCGCCCGGCGCAGGTGGGGCTACTTCGCGTTGCCGGTGCTGCACGGTGACCGGTTGGTGGGCAAGGTGGACGTCGAGGCGGACCACCTCGACGGACGTCTGCACCTGCACGCGGTGCACTACGACGAGGCGCCGTCCCGGGCGCTGGAGGACGGCGTACGGCGTGAGCTGCTCTCGCTGGCCGGCGCGCTCGGCCTCGTACTCGTCGACGGCTGA